A region of the Kaistia geumhonensis genome:
CATCTGGTCGAGGCTGCCGTCGTCGCGATCGTCCTGGAACAGGCGGTCGAGGCCGAGCAGCGTCGCCAGCAGCGCCGCGATCCACAGCATCGCCGGACCGATGCGGGCGAGAAGCGGCAGGTCGGGACCGACGCCGAACGGAACCACGGCGACGACCGAAAGGAAGAAGACGAGGCCGGTGAAGGCGCCGCCGCCGGCGCCGAGCGAGAGCCGCGCCGTGCGTCCGGCGAGGGCGAGGAGAAATGCCATTCAGGAGGCTCCGATCGCGAGCGCGCGCGCGGCGACGGGCAGCGGGCGATGGGTCGCCACGAGCGCCAGTCCGCCCGAGGCGATGTGATCGGCGAGCAGCGCGCCGAAGGTCGCCTCGGCCGCCGCGTCGAGCGCGGCGGTCGGCTCGTCGAGCAGCCAGAGGGGCCGCCGCACCAGCAGGAGCCGCGCGAAGGCGACGCGCCGGCGTTGGCCGGCCGAGAGATAGGCGGCCGGGAGGTCCTCGAGATGGTCGAGGCCGACCGCCTCCAGCGCCTCGATCACCGGAAGGCCCGGAGCGCCTGCGACTTTTGACCACAGAGCGAGATTGTCGGCCGTCGAGAGCGTCGGCTTCAGCGCGTCGAGATGGCCGAAATAATGCGTCGCCTCGACGAGCGGCACGTCTTTGTCAGTCCAGCCGACGCGGCCCGCCTCGCGCGGCACAAGGCCGGCCACGGCACGCAGAAGCGTCGATTTGCCGGCCCCGTTGCGGCCGGTGACCGCCAGCGCCTCGCCGGGCGCGAGCGTGAAGCCGATGCCCTCCAGCACGGGGCGGCCCCCCCGCTTCACCACCAGGCCGCTTACCTCGAGACGCGCCACGCATACCCCCGGCCGAAGCGGCTGCGACCGTCCCGCCGCGGTTTCGAGAACCGTTCCAGCCACGGCGAGTTCGCTCGTTATGGCTTCTCCTTACGAAATTCATTATAAGCCCTGCAACCCGGCGCGGGGGCCGCGCCGCGGCCAGGACGAGCCGTCCGGACCGACGCCTACCGGCTGCCGCAGCGTGGCGCTGGCGCCCGCCGGTCTTGCCGGATCGAGGCGGGCATGGAACGTGCATCCTCTTCGGTCAGGCTTCCTACGCGATCGAACCGAGGACGAGATCCATCGTGAGCATCGAGCATCCCGACAGCTTCAAATCCCGCAAGACCCTCAAGGTCGGCGCCCGTGACTATGTCTATTTCAGCCTGCCGGATGCCGAGAAGAACGGACTGCCCGGGATCGCCTCGCTGCCCTTCTCGCTGAAGGTGCTGCTCGAGAATCTCCTGCGCAGCGAAGACGGACGCAGCGTGACGGCTGACGACATCCGCGCCGTCGCCGAATGGCTGAAGACGAGGAAGAGCGACCGCGAGATCGCCTTCCGTCCGGCGCGCGTGCTGATGCAGGACTTCACGGGCGTTCCCGCGGTGGTGGACCTCGCCGCCATGCGCGACGCGATGAGGTCGCTCGGCGGCAATCCGGAGAAGATCAACCCGCTCGTCCCGGTCGATCTCGTCATCGACCATTCGGTCGTCGTCGATTTCTTCGGCAACTCGTCCGCGCTCAAGCAGAACGTCGATCGCGAATATGAGCAGAACCAGGAGCGCTACCGCTTCCTGAAATGGGGCCAGTCGGCCTTCTCGAATTTCCGCGTCGTGCCGCCCGGCACCGGCATCTGCCATCAGGTCAATCTCGAATATCTCGCCCAGACCGTCTGGACGAAGACCGAGGACGGCGCCGAGATCGCCTATCCGGACACGCTGGTCGGCACCGACAGCCACACGACGATGGTGAACGGCCTCGGCGTGCTCGGCTGGGGCGTCGGCGGCATCGAGGCCGAAGCCGCGATGCTCGGCCAGCCGATCTCCATGCTCCTGCCCGAGGTCGTCGGCTTCAAGCTGACCGGCCGCCTGCGCGAGGGCATCACCGCCACCGACCTCGTGCTGACCGTCACGCAGATGCTGCGCAAGAAGGGCGTCGTCGGCAAGTTCGTCGAGTTCTATGGCGAGGGCATCAGCCATCTCTCGCTCGCCGATCGCGCGACCATCGCCAACATGGCGCCGGAATACGGCGCGACCTGCGGCTTCTTCCCGGTCGACGGCGAAACGATCGACTACCTGACCGAGACCGGCCGCACGGCCGAGCGCATCGCGCTCGTCGAGGCCTATTCCAAGGCGCAGGGCCTCTGGCATGACGGCGCGGCCGCTACCGATCCGGTGTTCACGGACACGCTGGAGCTCGACATCGGCACGGTGATGCCCTCGCTCGCCGGCCCGAAGCGCCCGCAGGATCGCGTGCTTCTGTCGGATGCGAAGTCCGGCTTCCTCGCCGCTCTCGAGGGCGAGTTCAAGAAGCCGGGCGAGGCCGGCAAGCGCGCCGCCGTCGCGGGCAAGGATTTCGAGCTCGGCCATGGCGCGGTGACGATCGCCGCCATCACCTCCTGCACCAACACGTCGAACCCGTCGGTGCTGATCGGCGCCGGTCTGCTCGCCCGCAACGCGCTGGCCAAGGGTCTTTCGAGCAAGCCGTGGGTCAAGACCTCGCTCGCGCCCGGAAGCCAGGTCGTCGCCGAATATCTCGCCAAGTCGGGGCTGCAGGCCGATCTCGACGCGCTCGGCTTCAACCTGGTCGGCTTCGGCTGCACGACCTGCATCGGCAATTCGGGCCCGCTGCCGCCCGACATCTCGCGCACGGTCAACGAACACGACCTCGTCGCGGCCGCCGTCCTGTCGGGCAACCGCAATTTCGAGGGCCGCGTCAATCCGGACGTGAAGGCGAACTATCTCGCCTCGCCGCCGCTCGTCGTCGCCTATGCGCTGGCCGGTTCGATGCAGATCGACCTGACCTCCGAGCCCCTCGGCACCGGCAAGGACGGCGAGCCGGTCTATCTCAAGGACATCTGGCCCTCGTCCAAGGAGATCGCCGCCTTCATCGCCGCCAACATCACGCAGGCGATGTTCAAGTCGAAATATGCCGACGTCTTCAAGGGCGACGAGAACTGGCAGAAGATCCAGGCGCCCAAGGGCGAGACCTATGCCTGGGACAATCACTCGACCTATGTGCAGAACCCGCCCTATTTCGTCGGCATGACGCGCCAGCCGCGCGCCATCACCGATATCGTCGGCGCGCGCGTTCTCGGCCTCTTCCTCGATTCGATCACGACCGACCACATCTCGCCGGCCGGCTCGATCAAGCCGGCCTCGCCGGCGGGCCGCTATCTGACCGACAACGGCGTCGCCGTGGTCGACTTCAACCAGTACGGCACACGGCGCGGCAATCACGAAGTGATGATGCGCGGCACCTTCGCCAATATCCGCATCAAGAACCAGATGCTGGGCGGCAAGGAAGGCGGCTTCACGCTGCACGAGCCGGACGGCGTCGAGATGCCGATCTATGACGCGGCGATGAAGTACAAGGCCGACGGCGTTCCGCTGGTCATCTTCGCCGGCCGCGAATATGGCACCGGTTCGTCGCGCGACTGGGCGGCGAAGGGCACCAACCTGCTCGGCGTCCGCGCGGTGATCGCTCAGTCCTTCGAGCGCATCCACCGCTCCAATCTCGTCGGCATGGGCGTCGTGCCGCTTGTCTTCGAGGAGGGCACCTCCTGGCAGACGCTCGGCCTCAAGGGCGACGAGACGGTGACGATCCGCGGCATCGCCGGCGATCTCAAGCCGCGCCAGATGCTGGACGCGGAGATCACCTTCGCCGACGGCTCGAAGAAGATCGTGCCGCTGCTGTGCCGCATCGATACGCTGGACGAGCTCGACTACTTCAGGAACGGCGGCATCCTGCAATACGTGCTGCGCGCGCTCGTCGCCTGAGGCTGAGCTTCGGCGTGACCGGCGCTCCGGCGCCGGTCACCGCGAATTGACTGGTCCGCGATCGGGCGCGGACGTATGGGATCATCCGTCCCGATCCTGTCGCGATCGCGCTCCCCAAGCACACGTCAGGCGCATGTCCCGTATTCCCGCCGCCATGGCATTCATCGTCCTGTCGAGCCTCGTCCCCGGCTCCGCCGGCGCCGAGGGCGAGAAGGTGACGGCGGTGCTGGAGCTCTTCACCAGCCAGGGCTGCGCTTCCTGTCCGCCGGCCGACGAGGCGCTGGAGTCGTTCGCCAAGCGTGCCGATATCGTCGCGCTCTCGCTCTCCGTCGATTACTGGGATTACCAGGGCTGGAAGGACACGCTCGCGGAGCATGCCTTCACCAGCCGCCAGAAGGCCTATGCCAGCGCCCGTGGCGACCGGCAGGTCTATACCCCGCAGATGATCGTCAACGGCCGCGTCCACGTCGTCGGCAGCAACGAGGAGGCCATCGAGCGCGCCATCGCCGAGGGCCCGGCGCCGTCCGTTCCGATCTCGGTCGGCATGATGGGCGATGCGATCCGCGTCTCGGTCGGCGCGGCCGGCAAGGGCGAGCCCAAGAAGGCGACCCTCGTGCTGGCCCTTTACGAGCGGCATGTGAAGGTGCCGATCGAGCGCGGCGAGAACCGCGGTCGCACGCTCTCCTATTACAATGTCGTGCGCCGTCTTCGCCCGATCGCGGTGTGGCGCGGGGAGCCGCTCAAGGTCGACCTGCCGATGGCGGAGTATCGCGAGACCGGCACGGATGGCTGCGCCGTCTTCCTTCAGGAGGAGGCGGCCGACGGCGGCCCTGGCGCGATCATCGGCGCCGCCCATGTCGAGAAGGCCGGCGAGAGCTGGTAGGCGCTACCCTTCCAGGAAGCGCCCGAGCGAATTGAGCGGGCGGACGCCGTCGCAGATGATCTTGGCGATGGCGAGCATCGGCACCGCCAGGATGGCGCCCGGCACGCCCCACATCCAGAACCAGAAGATCAGCGAGATGATCACCAGCACCGGATTGAGCGTGAAGCGGCGCGCGAGCAGCAGCGGCGTCACCGATTCGCCCTCGACGACGTGGATCAGTAGATAGAGCCCGGCCGGCAGAAGCGCCTGGAACAGTGGATCGATGGTCAGGAGGCCGGCCATCAGGAACAGCACGACGCCGAGCGCCGGGCCCATGATCGGCACATAGTTGAGCGCGAAGGCGACGAAGCCCCAGAGCAGCGGATCGCCGAGGCCGCAGGCCCACATCGCGACGCCCGTGGCGACGCCGACCAGCGCGTTCATCAGCGTGATCGTCGTCAGATAGGCCGAGACATTGTCCTCGATCTGCTGCGACATCTCCACCACGCGGCGCTTGTCGCGGAAGCTCGGCACGATCTCGACCATGCGGCGCAGGAAGGTGTCGCCGGAGATCAGCAGGAAGTAGAGGATCAGCAGCGTCTCGAAGAAGCCGCTCGCGAAATGCTGCGTCCCCTTCATCAGCGTCTCGGTCAGCGAGGGACCGCCGCTGCCACCGGCGGCGTTGCCGTCGAACTGGTGCAGGAAGGTCTGCAGCGTCTGCAGCGGCCGCGCGAGGAAGGCGAGGCGCTCCTCGATCCGCGCCATGCCCTCGGGAAGCCGCGCCGCCCAGCCGGCGGCCTGGCCCGACATCGCCGCGCCGAAACCGACGATCACGGCGAAGACCCCGAAGATGAGCAGCAGCGCGCCGATGCTGCGCGGCACCCGCAGCCGATCGAAGAGCCGCATCCCGGGCTGGAGCAGCATCTTCAGCACGACCGCGAGGATGATCGGCAGGATGATCGGCGATGCGAAATAGCAGACCGTGAGGATCGCCATGGCGAGCAGCAGCGCCAGCATCGTCACGATGGGGTTGGCGGGGAGCGGGCCTTCCGGTTGCGTGAGCTCGGGCGCCTCCAGCGGCTCCGTCTCGGTGGTCGGCACCTCGAACTTGACGATCGGATCGGACATCGGTCGGCGCCCCCGGCGGCGTAACGCGGCCCGGCGCCGCGCAACGCTCTCAATGCCGGTCGACGCCAAACGATCCGTGACGCCGGGCGCACGCGGTTCCGCGGCATCCATCCGCCGGACAGCATGCCCATCGCGGAAATCGCGTCGGGCCTGTAACGTTCCCGGTCACGGCCGCGTAATGGATGTCGGACGCATGGAATGACGGGACGGGCAGCAGCCGATCGACGCGACGAGGCATGGGCCCGGCTGATGCGCGATGCGCTCGCCGGCGACCAGGCGGCCTATCGCCGTCTTCTCGCCGAGCTTGCGCCTGTCCTGAGGGCGACGGCGCGGCGCAGGCTCGCCGCCATGGGCCTCTCTCCGTCCGAAAGCGAGGATATCGTGCAGGAGACGCTGCTCGCGATCCATCTGAAGCGCCACACCTGGCGGCCTGCCGATCCGTTCGGCCCATGGCTCTACACCGTCGCGCGCAACAAGCTCGTCGATCACGTGCGGCGCCGCGGCCGGCGGGTGGAACTGCCGATCGAGGATTTCGTGGAGGTCATCCCGGCGGCGGAGGAGCGGCCCGGCGCCGATTCGGCCGAGGTCGAGCGCCATCTCGCCATGCTTCCGGACAAGCAGCGCGCCGTGCTGAAGGCGCTCGCCGTCGACGGCGCATCGGTGGGCGAGACCGCCGAACGCGAGGGCATGACGCCGGGCGCCGTGCGGGTGACGCTGCACCGGGCCTTTGCCGGTCTCGCCGCGCGGCTGCGCGCCGCGGAAGCAGAATGAGGACCGCATCATGAGGACGGACGATCTCATCAGGGCGATGGCGGAGGACGAGCGCCGCGCGCCGGCTCCGGCAAGGGCGGTTGCGCTTCTGCTTCCGGCCGGGCTGATCGGCGCGGCGCTGCTCTTCGTCCTCTTCCTGCGCGTACGGCCCGATCTCGCCGGCGCGATGATGACGCCGCGGCTCATGGTGAAATTCGGCTTCACCGTCTCGCTGGCGATCGCCGCCATGGCGGTGGTGCTGGCGATGGTGCGGCCCGGTCAGCGCTCGGCGCCGCGCGCGGTGGCGTTGTTCCTGCCGTTCGGCATCCTCGCGCTCGGCGTCGCGGGAGAGCTCGGCGCGATGGGACCCGACAGCTGGATGCCGGGGCTCATGGGCCACAATGCCCGCTACTGCGTGGTTCTCGTGCCGCTGATGGCGGCGCCCGTCCTCGCCGCGCTGCTCATCGCATTTCGGCAGGGGGCCCCGACGCGGCCGGCGCTGGCGGGGGCCGTGGCAGGCCTCGCGGCCGGCGGCATCGGCGCGACGCTCTACGCCTTCCATTGCACCGACGATTCGCCGCTCTTCGTGCTCGTCTGGTACGGAATCGGCATCGCCGCGGTCACCGCCGTGGGCGCCGTGATCGGTCGCCGCCTGCTTGCCTGGTGATTCAGTCGGCGGCGGTCCGCGCCAGCGGGTGATGGTCGGCGACGAGCGATTTCAGCCGCTCCTCCAGCACATGTGTATAGATCTGCGTCGTCGAGATGTCGGCATGGCCGAGCAGCTGCTGGACGATGCGGAGATCGGCGCCGTTCTGCAGGAGGTGGCTGGCGAAGGCATGGCGCAGCACATGCGGCGAGACGCGCGCCGGGGCGATGCCGACGCTCGCCGCGAGCGCCTTCAGGTCGCGTGCGAAGGCCTGGCGGGTCAGCGTGCCGCTTTCGCTGATCGCCGGGAAGAGCCACGGGCCGGCGGGCTTGTCGCCCTCGGCCTCGCGGCGGAGCATCATGAAGCGGCCGATGGCGGCGCGCGAGCGCTCGGTGAGCGGCACGATGCGCTCCTTCCCGCCCTTGCCGCGGATCATGAGCATGCGGAGGTCGGGCCGTGCCGCCGTCGCCGGCAGGGCGACCAGCTCGGAGACGCGCAGGCCCGAGGCGTAGAGTGTCTCGAGCAGCGCCGCGAGCCGCGCCGCCCTCAGCCTCGCCGGCGGCGTATCGGCACGGGCGACGGCAGCCTCGGCCTCCGTGAGCAGCCGTTCCACCTCCGCCTCGGACATGATCTTCGGCAGCGGCGGCTTTCGCTTCGGTGCCGCGACGATGCCGGTCGGATCGTCGGTGCGGATGCCCTCGGCGAAGAGGAAGCGGTGCAGCTGGCGGAGGGCCGAGAGGCGCCGGGCGGCCGAGGAGGCGGCGTAGCCGCGCGCCTCGAGCTCGGCCATATAGGCTCGGATATCGGTGGGCGATGCCGTGCGGAGGCTGGTCCGGCGCCGGGCGAGGAAGCTGCCATAGTCCTCGACGTCGCGGCGATAGGAATCGAGCGTGTTCGGCGCGGCGCCGCGCTCGGCGCTCATCATCTCGAGGAAGGTCTCGAGATCGCTGCCGAGCGAGCCCCGCAGAGCCCGTTGCGCGGCCTCCTCGGTCGGAGCGGGCTCCATCGCGGCCATGGTCAGTCCTTCAGCAGTCTGTCCGTCGGAACGCGGATTGTGATCTCGCGCGGTTTAGGCTCGATGAACGTGGCGAGCGCGAACACCGCGCCATAGAGCGCGAGGCCGACCAGCACGAGAAGCAGGGCGAAGCGCGTCAGCGTCGGCATGGCGAGGGCATTCCTCCGGGCAGCTTCTCGATAGGACAGGCGCGCCGGCGATGACAAGACCGCATGGCCGCGCTCGCTTGACAGCTTCCGCCGCTGCCGCTCTACCAGAGGCGTCCGCACGGGACTTTCATGGCGGGGACGGATGCAGCAGGACACGAACAGAGGCGGTGTGACGGCCGAGAGCGCGCTCGTCGAGGCGCTCGGCGGCCGTTCGATCGTTCTGGTCGGGCTGATGGGCGCCGGCAAGACCTCGGTCGGCAAGCGGATCGCTGCGCGGCTGCACCTCCCCTTCGTCGATGCCGATGCCGAGATCGAGAAGGCGGCGGACGCGACCATTCCCGAGATCTTCGCCCGCCATGGCGAGGCCTATTTTCGCGACGGCGAGCGGCGGGTGATCCGCCGCCTGCTCGACGGCCGGCCGAAGGTGCTCGCGACCGGCGGCGGCGCCTTCATGAACGCCGAGACCCGCGCGGCGATCGCGGCGGGCGGCGTCTCGATCTGGCTGCGCGCCGAGCTCGACATTCTGATGGCGCGGGTCAGGAAGCGCTCCAACCGGCCGCTCCTCCAGACTGCCGACCCCGAGGCGACCATGCGGCGGCTGATGGACGAGCGCTATCCCGTCTATGCCGCCTCGGACATCCATATCCTCTCGCGCGACGTGCCGCATGACGTGGTGGCGGAGGAGGTGGTGACCGCGCTCGCTACCTTCCTGGCCGTCCCGCCCGCGGACGCCGCGCCTTCCGAAAGTGCTTCCACGTGACCCATCCGGCCTCCTCCTCCGCCGCCATCCGCGTCGGTGTCGACCTCGGCGCGCGCTCCTACGACATCCTGATCGGGCGTGGCCTGATCGACGACGCCGGAGCCGAGATCGCGCGGCGCCTGCCGAAGGTTCGGGCCGCCATCGTCGCCGATGCCCATGTCGGGCCGCTCTATCGCCAGCGTCTCGCCGATGCGCTGGAGGCCTCCGGCATCGCCTCGGTCGGCATCGACGTGCCGGCCGGCGAAGGCTCCAAGAACTTCGCCATTCTCGAAAGCGTGGTGCGCGGCATCCTCGCCGCCCGCCTGGAGCGCGGCGACATCGTCGTGGCGCTCGGCGGCGGCGTGATCGGCGATCTGTCCGGCTTCGCCGCCGCGATCGTCCGCCGCGGCATGCGCTTCGTGCAGGTGCCGACCTCGCTGCTGGCGCAGGTCGACAGCTCCGTCGGCGGCAAGACAGGCATCAACACGCCCGAGGGCAAGAACCTCGTCGGCGCCTTCCACCAGCCGAGCCTCGTCATCGCCGATACGGCGCTGCTCGATACGCTCACCCCGCGCGAATTCCGCGCCGGCTATGCCGAGGTCGCCAAATACGGGCTGATCGACGATCCCGCCTTCTTCGCCTGGCTGGAGGGGAACTGGCGCGGCGTCTTTGCCGGCGGACCCGAGCGCGAACATGCGGTGGCGACGAGCTGCCGCGCCAAGGCGAAGGTCGTCGGCGCCGACGAGACCGAGACCGGCGATCGCGCCCTCCTCAATCTTGGCCACACCTTCGGCCACGCCCTCGAGGCGGCGACGGGCTATTCGCAGCGCCTCGTGCATGGGGAAGGGGTGTCGATCGGCATGGTGCTGGCGCATCGCTTCTCGGCGCGCATGAATCTCGCCTCGCCCGACGATGCCGCACGGGTGACGACGCATCTTCGCGCGGTGGGCCTTCCGACCGAGCTTTCCGAGATCCCGGGCGATCTACCGGATGCCGACGGGCTCATGGCGCTGATCGCGCAGGACAAGAAGGTGTCGCGCGGCACGCTGACCTTCATCCTCACGCGCGGCATCGGGCAGGCCTTCATCGCAAAGGACGTGCCGCCCTCCGCCGTGCGGGATTTCCTCGCCGACACGCTCTGACGAAGGAAGAGGCGATGCTCGACGTGCTCAGCCTCTTCTTCGGCAATGCGCTCGACCTGCCGGGGCATGCCGGCTTCCTGCTCATGGCCATCTCGCTGTTCCTCACCAACATGGTGTGGCTGCGGGTGCTGCTGATCCTCTCCTTCGCCTGTCTCATCGTCTATTACGCGCTGGCGCCGGTGCCGCTCTATACGGGCATCGCCTGGAGCACGCTGTTCATCCTCATCAATCTCTATCGCCTCTGGACGCTCGTCGCCGCGCGGCGGCTCGTCGACCATGTCAGCGGCGGAGCGCTGCTGCGCGACAGCCTGACCGAACTCGACGACGAGGAACTGGCGCGGATCGTGGAATTCGGCGAGCTGGTCGATCTCGATCCCGGCGCGCCGCTGGTGGCGGAGGGCGCCCCGGTGACCGCCGTCTATCTGGTCGTGGCCGGCGAGGCCGAGGTCGTGGCGGCGAACGGAGCGCGGCTCGCCCGCCTCGCGCGCGGCGCCTTCATCGGCGAGGTCGCCTTCCTCGCCGGTGCGCCGGCGACGGCGAGCGTCCGCGCACTGACGCCCCTGCAGGTGATCGCGCTCGATGCCGGGCAGCTCAAGGCGGCCGGCGAGGCCGATCCGCGCCTCGCGGCCGGCGTCTACCATGCCATCGGCTCGGCGCTGGCGCGAAAGCTCGTCGCCTCGAACCGCGCCCGCACGCGCCCCGCGCGCTAGATCAGGCGGCTTTCGCCTCGATCGCCAGCGCATGCACGCCGTCGGCGAGCTCGTCGGCGAGCACCGCGTTGATCATCCGGTGCATCTCGACGCGGCTCTTGCCCCGGAAGGCTGCCGCCGTGACGCGGACGCGGTAATGTGTCTCGCCGCCCGGCCGTGCGCCATGATGGCCCTTGTGCAGATCCGACTCGTCGATCACATCTAGGGTCTCCGGCTGCAGGGCCTCCTCCAGCCGCCTCGCGATCCTCTCGCGCGTATCCATCCGACGCTCCGTTCACCTCAATCGCCTGCATCGCCTTGTCCGGCCGATGCGCG
Encoded here:
- a CDS encoding shikimate kinase, translating into MQQDTNRGGVTAESALVEALGGRSIVLVGLMGAGKTSVGKRIAARLHLPFVDADAEIEKAADATIPEIFARHGEAYFRDGERRVIRRLLDGRPKVLATGGGAFMNAETRAAIAAGGVSIWLRAELDILMARVRKRSNRPLLQTADPEATMRRLMDERYPVYAASDIHILSRDVPHDVVAEEVVTALATFLAVPPADAAPSESAST
- a CDS encoding histidine kinase; translated protein: MPTLTRFALLLVLVGLALYGAVFALATFIEPKPREITIRVPTDRLLKD
- the acnA gene encoding aconitate hydratase AcnA → MEHPDSFKSRKTLKVGARDYVYFSLPDAEKNGLPGIASLPFSLKVLLENLLRSEDGRSVTADDIRAVAEWLKTRKSDREIAFRPARVLMQDFTGVPAVVDLAAMRDAMRSLGGNPEKINPLVPVDLVIDHSVVVDFFGNSSALKQNVDREYEQNQERYRFLKWGQSAFSNFRVVPPGTGICHQVNLEYLAQTVWTKTEDGAEIAYPDTLVGTDSHTTMVNGLGVLGWGVGGIEAEAAMLGQPISMLLPEVVGFKLTGRLREGITATDLVLTVTQMLRKKGVVGKFVEFYGEGISHLSLADRATIANMAPEYGATCGFFPVDGETIDYLTETGRTAERIALVEAYSKAQGLWHDGAAATDPVFTDTLELDIGTVMPSLAGPKRPQDRVLLSDAKSGFLAALEGEFKKPGEAGKRAAVAGKDFELGHGAVTIAAITSCTNTSNPSVLIGAGLLARNALAKGLSSKPWVKTSLAPGSQVVAEYLAKSGLQADLDALGFNLVGFGCTTCIGNSGPLPPDISRTVNEHDLVAAAVLSGNRNFEGRVNPDVKANYLASPPLVVAYALAGSMQIDLTSEPLGTGKDGEPVYLKDIWPSSKEIAAFIAANITQAMFKSKYADVFKGDENWQKIQAPKGETYAWDNHSTYVQNPPYFVGMTRQPRAITDIVGARVLGLFLDSITTDHISPAGSIKPASPAGRYLTDNGVAVVDFNQYGTRRGNHEVMMRGTFANIRIKNQMLGGKEGGFTLHEPDGVEMPIYDAAMKYKADGVPLVIFAGREYGTGSSRDWAAKGTNLLGVRAVIAQSFERIHRSNLVGMGVVPLVFEEGTSWQTLGLKGDETVTIRGIAGDLKPRQMLDAEITFADGSKKIVPLLCRIDTLDELDYFRNGGILQYVLRALVA
- the aroB gene encoding 3-dehydroquinate synthase, giving the protein MTHPASSSAAIRVGVDLGARSYDILIGRGLIDDAGAEIARRLPKVRAAIVADAHVGPLYRQRLADALEASGIASVGIDVPAGEGSKNFAILESVVRGILAARLERGDIVVALGGGVIGDLSGFAAAIVRRGMRFVQVPTSLLAQVDSSVGGKTGINTPEGKNLVGAFHQPSLVIADTALLDTLTPREFRAGYAEVAKYGLIDDPAFFAWLEGNWRGVFAGGPEREHAVATSCRAKAKVVGADETETGDRALLNLGHTFGHALEAATGYSQRLVHGEGVSIGMVLAHRFSARMNLASPDDAARVTTHLRAVGLPTELSEIPGDLPDADGLMALIAQDKKVSRGTLTFILTRGIGQAFIAKDVPPSAVRDFLADTL
- a CDS encoding DUF1109 domain-containing protein: MRTDDLIRAMAEDERRAPAPARAVALLLPAGLIGAALLFVLFLRVRPDLAGAMMTPRLMVKFGFTVSLAIAAMAVVLAMVRPGQRSAPRAVALFLPFGILALGVAGELGAMGPDSWMPGLMGHNARYCVVLVPLMAAPVLAALLIAFRQGAPTRPALAGAVAGLAAGGIGATLYAFHCTDDSPLFVLVWYGIGIAAVTAVGAVIGRRLLAW
- a CDS encoding BolA family protein encodes the protein MDTRERIARRLEEALQPETLDVIDESDLHKGHHGARPGGETHYRVRVTAAAFRGKSRVEMHRMINAVLADELADGVHALAIEAKAA
- a CDS encoding DUF1223 domain-containing protein, which gives rise to MSRIPAAMAFIVLSSLVPGSAGAEGEKVTAVLELFTSQGCASCPPADEALESFAKRADIVALSLSVDYWDYQGWKDTLAEHAFTSRQKAYASARGDRQVYTPQMIVNGRVHVVGSNEEAIERAIAEGPAPSVPISVGMMGDAIRVSVGAAGKGEPKKATLVLALYERHVKVPIERGENRGRTLSYYNVVRRLRPIAVWRGEPLKVDLPMAEYRETGTDGCAVFLQEEAADGGPGAIIGAAHVEKAGESW
- a CDS encoding Crp/Fnr family transcriptional regulator encodes the protein MLDVLSLFFGNALDLPGHAGFLLMAISLFLTNMVWLRVLLILSFACLIVYYALAPVPLYTGIAWSTLFILINLYRLWTLVAARRLVDHVSGGALLRDSLTELDDEELARIVEFGELVDLDPGAPLVAEGAPVTAVYLVVAGEAEVVAANGARLARLARGAFIGEVAFLAGAPATASVRALTPLQVIALDAGQLKAAGEADPRLAAGVYHAIGSALARKLVASNRARTRPAR
- a CDS encoding sigma-70 family RNA polymerase sigma factor, with amino-acid sequence MTGRAAADRRDEAWARLMRDALAGDQAAYRRLLAELAPVLRATARRRLAAMGLSPSESEDIVQETLLAIHLKRHTWRPADPFGPWLYTVARNKLVDHVRRRGRRVELPIEDFVEVIPAAEERPGADSAEVERHLAMLPDKQRAVLKALAVDGASVGETAEREGMTPGAVRVTLHRAFAGLAARLRAAEAE
- a CDS encoding AI-2E family transporter, whose amino-acid sequence is MSDPIVKFEVPTTETEPLEAPELTQPEGPLPANPIVTMLALLLAMAILTVCYFASPIILPIILAVVLKMLLQPGMRLFDRLRVPRSIGALLLIFGVFAVIVGFGAAMSGQAAGWAARLPEGMARIEERLAFLARPLQTLQTFLHQFDGNAAGGSGGPSLTETLMKGTQHFASGFFETLLILYFLLISGDTFLRRMVEIVPSFRDKRRVVEMSQQIEDNVSAYLTTITLMNALVGVATGVAMWACGLGDPLLWGFVAFALNYVPIMGPALGVVLFLMAGLLTIDPLFQALLPAGLYLLIHVVEGESVTPLLLARRFTLNPVLVIISLIFWFWMWGVPGAILAVPMLAIAKIICDGVRPLNSLGRFLEG
- a CDS encoding site-specific tyrosine recombinase XerD, with product MEPAPTEEAAQRALRGSLGSDLETFLEMMSAERGAAPNTLDSYRRDVEDYGSFLARRRTSLRTASPTDIRAYMAELEARGYAASSAARRLSALRQLHRFLFAEGIRTDDPTGIVAAPKRKPPLPKIMSEAEVERLLTEAEAAVARADTPPARLRAARLAALLETLYASGLRVSELVALPATAARPDLRMLMIRGKGGKERIVPLTERSRAAIGRFMMLRREAEGDKPAGPWLFPAISESGTLTRQAFARDLKALAASVGIAPARVSPHVLRHAFASHLLQNGADLRIVQQLLGHADISTTQIYTHVLEERLKSLVADHHPLARTAAD
- the ccmA gene encoding heme ABC exporter ATP-binding protein CcmA, with protein sequence MARLEVSGLVVKRGGRPVLEGIGFTLAPGEALAVTGRNGAGKSTLLRAVAGLVPREAGRVGWTDKDVPLVEATHYFGHLDALKPTLSTADNLALWSKVAGAPGLPVIEALEAVGLDHLEDLPAAYLSAGQRRRVAFARLLLVRRPLWLLDEPTAALDAAAEATFGALLADHIASGGLALVATHRPLPVAARALAIGAS